In Streptomyces hawaiiensis, one genomic interval encodes:
- a CDS encoding acyclic terpene utilization AtuA family protein has translation MTTLRIGNASGFYGDRFDAMREMLTGGELDVLTGDYLAELTMLILGRDRLKDPAAGYARTFLRQLEDCLGLANERGVRIVTNAGGLNPAGLADAVRRSAGRLGIPVRVAHVSGDDLTTAHPGSLAAHAYLGGFGIAECLRAGADVVVTGRVTDAALVTGPAAAHFGWTPRDHDRLAGAVVAGHVLECGAQATGGNYAFFRDGDVRRPGFPLAELHEDGSCVITKHPGTGGFVDVGTVTAQLLYETAGARYAGPDVTARLDTVRLTQDGPDRVRIEGVRGEAPPPTLKVGLNRLGGFRNEVVFVLTGLDVDAKAALVRDQMEPALGKVADVRWEPVRTDRPDAGTEETASALLRLVVRDPDQETVGRALSGAAVELALASYPGFHVLAPPEKGSPYGVFEEVYVPQVGVDHVAVLHDGDRVPVPPPHDTLVLDDVPEPALPEPLPPGPVTRAPLGLVAGARSGDKGGNANVGVWARTDDAWRWLAHELTADRFRELIPESRELTVVRHALPNLRALNFVVEGILGAGVAAQHRFDPQAKALGEWLRSRHLDLPEALL, from the coding sequence GTGACGACCCTGCGCATCGGCAACGCCTCCGGCTTCTACGGCGACCGCTTCGACGCGATGCGCGAGATGCTCACCGGCGGCGAACTCGACGTCCTCACCGGTGACTACCTCGCCGAGCTGACCATGCTCATCCTCGGCAGGGACCGCCTCAAGGACCCCGCCGCCGGATACGCCCGCACGTTCCTGCGGCAGCTGGAGGACTGCCTCGGGCTCGCGAACGAGCGGGGCGTCCGGATCGTCACCAACGCGGGCGGTCTCAACCCGGCCGGACTCGCCGACGCCGTGCGGCGGTCGGCCGGCCGGCTCGGCATCCCCGTGCGCGTCGCCCATGTGTCGGGCGACGACCTCACCACCGCCCATCCGGGGAGCCTCGCCGCCCACGCCTACCTCGGCGGCTTCGGCATCGCGGAGTGCCTGCGGGCGGGCGCCGACGTCGTCGTCACCGGGCGGGTGACGGACGCGGCCCTGGTCACCGGTCCCGCCGCCGCCCATTTCGGATGGACACCGCGCGACCACGACCGGCTCGCGGGTGCGGTGGTCGCGGGGCACGTCCTGGAGTGCGGGGCGCAGGCCACCGGCGGCAACTACGCCTTCTTCCGGGACGGCGACGTGCGCCGCCCCGGCTTCCCGCTCGCCGAGCTGCACGAGGACGGCAGCTGCGTCATCACCAAGCACCCCGGCACCGGCGGCTTCGTCGACGTCGGCACGGTCACCGCCCAGTTGCTGTACGAGACGGCCGGTGCCCGGTACGCGGGGCCGGACGTCACCGCCCGGCTGGACACCGTACGGCTGACCCAGGACGGGCCCGACCGGGTGCGGATCGAGGGCGTACGCGGGGAGGCGCCGCCGCCCACCCTCAAGGTCGGCCTCAACCGGCTCGGCGGCTTCCGCAACGAGGTCGTCTTCGTGCTCACCGGCCTCGACGTCGACGCCAAGGCCGCTTTGGTGCGGGACCAGATGGAACCCGCCCTCGGCAAGGTCGCCGACGTGCGCTGGGAGCCGGTCCGCACCGACCGGCCCGACGCCGGCACGGAGGAGACGGCGAGCGCGTTGCTGCGGCTCGTCGTCCGGGACCCGGACCAGGAGACCGTGGGGCGTGCGCTGAGCGGGGCCGCGGTGGAGCTGGCGCTCGCCAGTTACCCGGGCTTCCATGTGCTGGCACCACCAGAAAAGGGCTCGCCGTATGGGGTGTTCGAGGAGGTGTACGTCCCCCAGGTCGGAGTCGACCATGTGGCGGTCCTCCATGACGGAGACCGGGTTCCGGTGCCGCCGCCCCACGACACCCTCGTACTCGACGACGTTCCCGAGCCTGCGCTCCCCGAGCCGCTGCCGCCCGGGCCGGTGACAAGGGCCCCCCTCGGCCTCGTCGCGGGCGCCCGCAGCGGGGACAAGGGCGGCAACGCCAACGTCGGGGTGTGGGCGCGCACGGACGACGCCTGGCGCTGGCTCGCGCACGAACTGACCGCCGACCGGTTCCGGGAGCTGATCCCCGAGAGCCGCGAGCTGACCGTCGTACGGCACGCGCTGCCGAACCTGCGCGCCCTCAACTTCGTCGTCGAGGGCATCCTCGGCGCCGGCGTCGCCGCCCAGCACCGCTTCGACCCGCAGGCCAAGGCCCTCGGCGAATGGCTGCGCTCCCGCCACCTGGACCTGCCGGAGGCCCTTCTGTGA
- a CDS encoding TIGR03084 family metal-binding protein, producing the protein MSDPTSVIDDLREESEELDRLVAGSAVRRWSLATPAPGWTVAHQIAHLAWTDRSALLAVTDADGFRALVEKALAAPGSFVDEGAEEGAALAPAELLTRWRDGRRALERALRAAQAKARFPWYGPPMSAASMATARLMETWAHGQDVADALGVVRPPTDRLRHVAWLGVRTRDFAYGVHGLTPPADPFRVELRAPSGDLWTYGPEDAAQCVTGPALDFCLLVTQRAHRTDLALRADGPDADRWLDIAQAFAGPPGGGRPPKGAVS; encoded by the coding sequence GTGTCCGATCCGACGTCCGTGATCGACGATCTGCGCGAGGAGAGCGAGGAACTCGACCGCCTCGTGGCCGGGTCGGCCGTGCGGCGGTGGTCGCTCGCGACCCCGGCGCCCGGCTGGACCGTGGCGCACCAGATCGCCCATCTCGCCTGGACGGACCGCTCGGCGCTGCTCGCCGTCACGGACGCCGACGGCTTCCGCGCGCTGGTCGAGAAGGCCCTCGCCGCGCCGGGCTCCTTCGTCGACGAGGGCGCCGAGGAGGGCGCCGCGCTCGCGCCCGCCGAACTGCTCACCCGCTGGCGCGACGGCCGTAGGGCACTGGAGAGGGCCCTGCGGGCCGCCCAGGCCAAGGCGCGCTTCCCCTGGTACGGACCGCCCATGTCGGCCGCCTCCATGGCGACGGCCCGTCTCATGGAGACCTGGGCCCATGGGCAGGATGTGGCCGACGCCCTGGGTGTGGTGCGCCCACCTACCGACCGGCTGAGGCATGTGGCCTGGCTCGGGGTGCGGACCCGGGACTTCGCGTACGGCGTGCACGGCCTGACCCCGCCCGCCGACCCCTTCCGCGTCGAACTGCGCGCCCCCTCCGGCGACCTGTGGACGTACGGCCCCGAGGACGCCGCTCAGTGCGTCACCGGGCCCGCCCTGGACTTCTGCCTCCTGGTCACCCAGCGCGCCCACCGCACCGACCTCGCTCTGCGTGCCGACGGCCCGGACGCCGACCGCTGGCTGGACATCGCGCAGGCCTTCGCGGGACCACCGGGCGGCGGACGCCCGCCGAAGGGGGCCGTCTCGTGA
- a CDS encoding DinB family protein: MTAPDPKADLLRCLQDARDALLWKLDGLSEYDIRRPLTPTGTNLLGLVKHTAGVELGYFGDTFGRPFFEENPPLWWYTRDAEPNADMWATPDESREDIARLYRRAWEHADGTIAALPLDALGRVPWWPEERRETTLHHILVRVIADTSRHAGHADIVRELIDGSVGLTPGKDSMPPGDRAMWEAHRHRLEEAAREAGKTG, translated from the coding sequence ATGACCGCACCGGATCCGAAGGCTGACCTCCTCCGCTGTCTCCAGGACGCTCGTGACGCCCTGTTGTGGAAGCTCGACGGGCTCTCGGAGTACGACATCCGCCGCCCCCTGACGCCGACCGGCACCAATCTGCTGGGGCTGGTCAAGCACACCGCTGGGGTGGAGCTGGGGTACTTCGGCGACACCTTCGGCCGGCCGTTCTTCGAAGAGAACCCACCGCTCTGGTGGTACACGCGGGACGCCGAGCCCAACGCCGACATGTGGGCCACCCCGGACGAGTCGCGCGAGGACATCGCCAGGCTGTACCGCCGGGCGTGGGAGCACGCGGACGGCACGATCGCGGCGCTGCCGCTGGACGCGCTCGGCCGCGTCCCCTGGTGGCCCGAGGAGCGGCGCGAGACCACGCTGCACCACATCCTGGTGCGCGTGATCGCCGACACCAGCCGTCACGCGGGCCACGCCGACATCGTGCGCGAACTCATCGACGGGTCGGTCGGCCTGACGCCGGGCAAGGACAGCATGCCCCCGGGTGACCGGGCCATGTGGGAGGCCCATCGGCACCGGCTGGAGGAGGCGGCGAGAGAAGCGGGCAAGACCGGCTGA
- a CDS encoding EamA family transporter, with amino-acid sequence MTVTATADSTAPTAGPGRLGSLGPVGLVLAGGVSVQFGGALAVTLMPRTGALGVVALRLLVAAVVLLLVCRPRLRGHSRTDWGTVVVFGITMAAMNGLFYQAVARIPLGPAVTLEVLGPLALSVFASRRAINVVWAALALAGVFLLGGGGFSGLDPTGAAFALGAGAMWAAYIVFSARTGRRFPQADGLALAMVVGAVLFLPLGIAESGTKLLDPVTLGLGAAVALLSSVLPYTLELLALRRLPASTFAVLMSLEPAIAATAGFLILDQALKASEAAAIALVVAASMGAVRTQVGGGRKKTAALEGTGLEG; translated from the coding sequence GTGACCGTGACCGCGACCGCCGACTCCACCGCGCCGACCGCCGGCCCGGGCCGGCTCGGTTCCCTCGGGCCCGTGGGCCTGGTGCTCGCGGGCGGGGTCTCCGTGCAGTTCGGCGGCGCCCTGGCCGTGACGCTGATGCCCAGGACGGGTGCCCTCGGGGTGGTGGCGCTGCGTCTGCTGGTCGCGGCCGTCGTCCTGCTCCTGGTCTGCCGTCCGCGGCTGCGCGGCCACTCGCGCACCGACTGGGGCACGGTCGTCGTCTTCGGCATCACCATGGCCGCCATGAACGGCCTCTTCTACCAGGCCGTCGCGCGCATCCCGTTGGGCCCCGCGGTCACGCTGGAGGTCCTCGGCCCGCTCGCCCTCTCGGTCTTCGCCTCCCGCCGCGCGATCAACGTCGTCTGGGCGGCGCTGGCCCTCGCCGGTGTCTTCCTCCTGGGCGGGGGAGGCTTCAGCGGCCTCGACCCCACAGGAGCGGCCTTCGCCCTGGGCGCCGGCGCCATGTGGGCGGCCTACATCGTCTTCAGCGCCCGTACGGGCCGCCGCTTCCCGCAGGCGGACGGGCTGGCCCTGGCCATGGTGGTGGGGGCGGTGCTGTTCCTGCCTCTGGGCATCGCCGAGTCGGGCACGAAGCTGCTCGACCCGGTGACGCTGGGCCTGGGCGCCGCGGTGGCCCTGCTCTCCTCGGTGCTGCCCTACACGCTCGAACTCCTCGCCCTGCGCCGCCTGCCCGCCTCCACCTTCGCGGTCCTGATGAGCCTCGAACCGGCCATCGCCGCGACGGCCGGCTTCCTCATCCTCGACCAGGCCCTGAAGGCTTCCGAGGCCGCCGCGATCGCCCTCGTCGTCGCGGCGAGCATGGGGGCGGTGCGCACGCAGGTGGGCGGTGGCCGCAAGAAGACGGCGGCGCTGGAGGGCACGGGCCTGGAGGGCTGA
- a CDS encoding lipid II:glycine glycyltransferase FemX, protein MSVRVQPITRDEHLAFVTARPSASHTQVPSWGEVKPDWRAESLGWFDGGGQLVGVGLVLLRPLPGPRVPGLPRYLAYLPEGPLIDWHEPGLDRLLEPMLAHLRRRGAFAVRMGPPVVVRRWSAETVKAAIADPAARRLRDVRATSYEPRAGQVADSLRRMGWRQNAPGGEDGFAAGQPRYVFQVPFAGRSLEDIHDGLNQQWRRNIKKAEKAGVKVVRGDLEDLPAFHELYSETAERDRFIPRPLPYFQRMWTALTAEHPDRMRLYLAHHDGEVLAAATMLTVGDHVWYSYGASTSRRREVQPSSAVQWRMMTDAHELGAAVYDLRGITDTLEESSHLLGLLRFKVGTGGEAVEYLGEWDYPLNRLLHKAFDRYLSRR, encoded by the coding sequence ATGAGCGTCCGCGTCCAGCCGATCACCCGTGACGAGCACCTCGCGTTCGTCACGGCCCGCCCCTCCGCCAGCCACACCCAGGTCCCCTCCTGGGGTGAGGTGAAGCCCGACTGGCGGGCGGAGAGCCTCGGCTGGTTCGACGGCGGCGGGCAGCTCGTCGGCGTGGGACTGGTGCTGCTGCGCCCGCTGCCCGGGCCGCGGGTGCCCGGGCTGCCGCGCTACCTCGCGTATCTGCCCGAGGGCCCGCTGATCGACTGGCACGAGCCCGGTCTCGACCGTCTGCTGGAACCGATGCTCGCGCACCTGAGACGGCGGGGCGCCTTCGCGGTGCGGATGGGCCCGCCGGTCGTGGTGCGCCGCTGGAGCGCCGAGACGGTCAAGGCGGCGATCGCGGACCCGGCCGCCCGGCGGCTGCGCGACGTGCGGGCGACGTCGTACGAACCCCGCGCCGGCCAGGTCGCGGACAGCCTGCGCCGCATGGGCTGGCGGCAGAACGCACCCGGCGGCGAGGACGGCTTCGCCGCGGGCCAGCCCCGGTACGTCTTCCAGGTGCCGTTCGCCGGACGCTCGCTGGAGGACATCCACGACGGCCTGAACCAGCAGTGGCGGCGCAACATCAAGAAGGCGGAGAAGGCCGGGGTGAAGGTCGTCCGCGGCGACCTGGAGGACCTGCCGGCCTTCCACGAGCTGTACAGCGAGACCGCCGAGCGGGACCGCTTCATCCCGCGCCCGCTGCCGTACTTCCAGCGCATGTGGACCGCGCTGACCGCCGAACACCCGGACCGGATGCGGCTCTACCTCGCCCACCACGACGGCGAGGTGCTCGCCGCGGCCACCATGCTGACCGTCGGCGACCACGTCTGGTACTCCTACGGCGCCTCCACCAGCCGCCGCCGCGAGGTCCAGCCGAGCAGCGCCGTGCAGTGGCGCATGATGACCGACGCGCATGAACTCGGCGCCGCCGTCTACGACCTGCGCGGCATCACCGACACCCTGGAGGAGTCCAGCCACCTGCTGGGCCTGCTCCGCTTCAAGGTGGGCACCGGCGGTGAGGCCGTGGAGTACCTCGGCGAATGGGACTACCCGCTCAACCGGCTGCTCCACAAGGCGTTCGACCGCTACCTTTCCCGCCGCTGA
- a CDS encoding FAD-binding and (Fe-S)-binding domain-containing protein — translation MAKLEAELRGAVRGEVGFDVTSRALVTMDASNYRRVPLGVVAPVDADDVAAALAVCREHGVPVVARGGGTSIAGQATGTGVVLDFTRHMNRLVALDPEARTAVVQPGLVLDRLQEAAAPHGLRFGPDPSTHGRCTLGGMIGNNSCGSHSVAWGTTADSVRELDVVTARGQRLRLGRNWAGAPDGLRALVESESARLRTGFPELPRRISGYALDALLPERGADVARSFCGSEGTLGVLTEAVVRLVEAPRARALAVLAYADESAAAEAAAGLLPLGPLTVEGMAADLVPSPAALPRGGAWLFVETGGESAAQARARAEAVVRAADVVDALVVTDPVGQRALWRIREDASGTATRMPDGTEAWPGWEDCAVPPARLGAYLRDFRVLMAAHGLRGTPYGHFGDGCIHVRIDFDLLTRPGVARFRRFSEELAELVVAHGGSLSGEHGDGQARAELLPRMYGAETVGLFERVKRVWDPDDLLNPGMLVRPAPLDSGLRFSVLPREPVDVAFGYPADGGDFSAAVRRCVGVAKCRTASVSGSGVMCPSFRATGAEEHSTRGRARLLHEMLAGEVVTDGWRSEEVRDALDLCLACKGCRSDCPVGVDMATYKAEFLHHHYAGRRRPAAHHAMGRLPVWLRAVARTRTAWLVNALSAARPFAWAAKRLGGLAPEREIPRVARRTFSRWWERRRPQRPATRGDVIILWPDTFTEHLSPAVGQAAVRVLEAAGLRVALPPTLHLAKPPVGDGRTVALDPLSLLRGRGRVCCGLTYVSTGQLDRARAVMRRTLDLMEPVLETGAPVVVLEPSCAAALRTDVPELLHDDPRAARLAARVLTFAETLERHAPGWIPPRVDRPVAGQTHCHQHAVLGDAADRRLREAALLTGELSGGCCGLAGNFGFEKGHYEVSAACAAEQLLPSVRDAPDGTVVLADGFSCRTQLEQLAGVRGRHLAEVLAEALDDALDEDRRRGGG, via the coding sequence ATGGCGAAACTTGAGGCGGAGCTTCGCGGGGCCGTGCGCGGCGAGGTCGGGTTCGATGTCACCTCCCGCGCGCTGGTCACCATGGACGCGTCCAACTACCGGCGGGTCCCGCTCGGGGTCGTGGCGCCGGTGGACGCCGATGACGTGGCCGCCGCGCTCGCCGTGTGCCGGGAGCACGGGGTGCCGGTCGTCGCCCGCGGCGGGGGTACGTCCATCGCCGGGCAGGCCACCGGCACCGGTGTCGTGCTGGACTTCACGCGGCACATGAACCGGCTGGTCGCCCTGGATCCCGAGGCACGGACCGCCGTCGTTCAGCCGGGGCTGGTGCTGGACCGGCTCCAGGAGGCCGCCGCGCCGCACGGACTGCGGTTCGGGCCGGATCCGTCCACGCACGGCCGGTGCACGCTCGGCGGCATGATCGGCAACAACTCGTGCGGCTCGCACTCCGTGGCGTGGGGGACGACCGCGGACAGTGTCCGGGAACTGGACGTCGTCACCGCGCGGGGGCAGCGGCTGCGGCTCGGGCGTAACTGGGCTGGGGCGCCGGACGGGCTGCGGGCGCTGGTGGAGAGCGAATCGGCCCGGCTGCGCACCGGCTTCCCGGAGCTGCCCCGCCGCATCTCCGGATACGCGCTGGACGCCCTGCTGCCCGAGCGCGGCGCCGACGTGGCCCGCTCGTTCTGCGGCTCCGAGGGCACGCTCGGCGTGCTGACGGAGGCGGTCGTACGCCTGGTCGAGGCGCCCCGCGCGCGGGCGCTGGCCGTGCTGGCGTACGCCGACGAGAGCGCGGCGGCCGAGGCCGCTGCCGGGCTGCTGCCGCTCGGGCCGCTGACGGTGGAGGGGATGGCGGCGGACCTCGTGCCGTCCCCGGCCGCGCTGCCGCGGGGCGGCGCCTGGCTGTTCGTGGAGACCGGAGGGGAGTCGGCCGCGCAGGCACGCGCGCGTGCGGAGGCGGTCGTGCGGGCCGCCGACGTCGTGGACGCGCTCGTGGTGACCGACCCGGTCGGGCAGCGCGCGCTGTGGCGGATCCGGGAGGACGCGAGCGGGACGGCGACGCGGATGCCCGACGGGACCGAGGCCTGGCCGGGCTGGGAGGACTGTGCGGTGCCGCCCGCCCGGCTCGGCGCGTATCTGCGGGACTTCCGGGTCCTGATGGCGGCGCACGGGCTGCGCGGCACGCCCTACGGGCACTTCGGGGACGGCTGCATCCACGTCCGTATCGACTTCGACCTGCTGACACGGCCAGGCGTCGCCCGTTTCCGCCGCTTCTCGGAGGAGCTCGCGGAGCTGGTGGTGGCGCACGGCGGGTCGCTGTCCGGGGAGCACGGGGACGGGCAGGCGCGGGCGGAACTGCTGCCGAGGATGTACGGGGCCGAGACGGTGGGCCTGTTCGAGCGGGTGAAACGGGTGTGGGACCCGGACGACCTGCTCAACCCCGGGATGCTCGTCCGCCCCGCACCCCTGGACAGCGGCCTGCGCTTCTCCGTCCTGCCCCGCGAACCGGTCGACGTGGCCTTCGGCTACCCCGCCGACGGCGGCGACTTCTCGGCGGCGGTGCGGCGCTGCGTGGGCGTCGCCAAGTGCCGTACGGCATCGGTGTCCGGCTCGGGCGTCATGTGCCCGTCCTTCCGGGCGACGGGCGCGGAGGAGCACTCCACGCGCGGGCGTGCCCGGCTGCTGCACGAGATGCTCGCCGGTGAGGTGGTGACGGACGGCTGGCGGTCGGAGGAGGTCCGGGACGCGCTGGACCTGTGCCTGGCCTGCAAGGGCTGCCGGTCGGACTGCCCGGTCGGGGTCGACATGGCCACGTACAAGGCGGAGTTCCTGCACCACCACTACGCGGGGCGCCGCCGGCCCGCCGCGCACCACGCGATGGGCCGGCTGCCGGTGTGGCTCCGGGCAGTGGCCCGCACGCGCACGGCGTGGCTGGTCAACGCGCTGTCCGCTGCTCGTCCCTTCGCCTGGGCGGCCAAGCGGCTGGGCGGGCTCGCGCCCGAGCGGGAGATTCCGCGGGTGGCCCGGCGAACGTTCAGCCGGTGGTGGGAGCGGCGGAGGCCGCAGCGCCCCGCCACACGGGGCGACGTGATCATCCTGTGGCCCGACACCTTCACCGAGCACCTCTCGCCGGCCGTGGGACAGGCCGCCGTACGGGTACTGGAGGCGGCCGGGCTGCGGGTGGCGCTGCCGCCGACCCTGCATCTGGCGAAACCGCCGGTGGGCGACGGCAGGACGGTCGCCCTCGACCCGCTGTCCCTGCTGCGCGGCCGGGGCCGGGTCTGCTGCGGGCTGACGTACGTCTCGACGGGCCAGTTGGACCGCGCCCGGGCCGTCATGCGGCGCACACTCGACCTGATGGAACCGGTGCTGGAGACCGGCGCCCCGGTCGTGGTCCTGGAACCGAGTTGCGCCGCGGCCCTGCGCACGGACGTCCCCGAGCTGCTGCACGACGACCCGCGCGCGGCCCGGCTCGCCGCGCGGGTCCTCACCTTCGCGGAGACACTGGAGCGCCACGCCCCCGGCTGGATTCCGCCGCGCGTGGACCGCCCGGTGGCCGGGCAGACCCACTGCCACCAGCACGCGGTGCTCGGCGACGCCGCCGACCGCAGGCTGCGGGAAGCGGCCCTGCTCACCGGCGAACTGAGCGGCGGCTGCTGCGGCCTCGCCGGGAACTTCGGCTTCGAGAAGGGCCACTACGAGGTGTCCGCCGCCTGCGCGGCGGAACAGCTCCTGCCGTCCGTACGGGACGCCCCGGACGGCACGGTGGTCCTCGCGGACGGCTTCTCCTGCCGCACCCAGCTGGAGCAGCTGGCGGGCGTCCGGGGCAGGCATCTGGCGGAGGTACTGGCCGAGGCGCTGGACGACGCGCTGGACGAGGACCGCCGGCGAGGGGGCGGGTGA
- the serC gene encoding phosphoserine transaminase, with amino-acid sequence MAEIRIPSDIKPADGRFGAGPSKVRTEALDALAATGTSLMGTSHRQAPVKDLVGKVREGISELFQLPDGYEVILGNGGSTAFWDVATHGLIENRSQHLNFGEFSSKFAKAAKLAPWLAEPDVIVSDPGTHPEAVAEAGVDVYAFTHNETSTGVAMPIKRVAGADEGALVLVDATSGAGGLPVDVSETDVYYFAPQKSFASDGGLWIGVFSPAAIERAERIHASGRHVPEFFSLPTAIDNSRKNQTYNTPALATLFLLNQQLEWINGQGGLDWSVRRTATSARTLYGWAEDIKYANPFVTDPAKRSQVIGTIDFTAEVDAAAVAKVLRANGIVDTEPYRKLGRNQLRVAMFPAIDPADVEALTKCVDYVIEKL; translated from the coding sequence GTGGCTGAGATCCGGATTCCCTCTGACATCAAGCCCGCGGACGGACGTTTCGGCGCGGGTCCCTCCAAGGTGCGGACGGAGGCGCTGGACGCCCTCGCCGCGACCGGCACCTCCCTCATGGGCACCTCCCACCGGCAGGCTCCCGTCAAGGACCTGGTCGGCAAGGTGCGCGAAGGCATCAGCGAGCTGTTCCAGCTCCCCGACGGCTACGAGGTGATTCTCGGCAACGGCGGCTCGACCGCGTTCTGGGACGTCGCGACGCACGGTCTGATCGAGAACAGGTCGCAGCACCTGAACTTCGGCGAGTTCAGCTCGAAGTTCGCGAAGGCCGCCAAGCTGGCCCCCTGGCTGGCCGAGCCGGACGTCATCGTCTCGGACCCGGGCACGCACCCCGAGGCGGTCGCCGAGGCGGGCGTGGACGTCTACGCGTTCACGCACAACGAGACCTCGACCGGTGTCGCCATGCCGATCAAGCGCGTGGCCGGTGCCGACGAGGGCGCCCTGGTGCTCGTGGACGCCACCTCCGGCGCCGGCGGCCTGCCCGTCGACGTCAGCGAGACCGACGTCTACTACTTCGCCCCGCAGAAGTCCTTCGCCTCCGACGGCGGCCTGTGGATCGGCGTCTTCTCCCCGGCCGCGATCGAGCGCGCCGAGCGGATCCACGCGTCCGGCCGCCACGTTCCGGAGTTCTTCTCGCTGCCGACGGCGATCGACAACTCCCGCAAGAACCAGACGTACAACACCCCGGCCCTCGCCACCCTCTTCCTGCTGAACCAGCAGCTGGAGTGGATCAACGGCCAGGGCGGCCTGGACTGGTCGGTCCGGCGCACGGCGACCTCCGCCCGCACGCTCTACGGCTGGGCCGAGGACATCAAGTACGCCAACCCGTTCGTCACCGACCCGGCCAAGCGCTCGCAGGTCATCGGCACGATCGACTTCACGGCCGAGGTCGACGCCGCCGCCGTCGCCAAGGTGCTGCGCGCCAACGGCATCGTCGACACCGAGCCCTACCGCAAGCTCGGCCGCAACCAGCTGCGCGTCGCGATGTTCCCGGCGATCGACCCGGCGGACGTCGAGGCGCTCACGAAGTGCGTCGACTACGTGATCGAGAAGCTCTGA
- a CDS encoding formylglycine-generating enzyme family protein, whose translation MTSVPSGRVTLSDRRTRHSWTVEVAAFRLSAFPVTQAWYAEVTGERPSTARGDRLPVEGVSWWDAIRFCNTLSRREGLTPAYEVRSGTGSADWDTTADGYRLPTEAEWEHACRAGGTGPRYGPLDEIAWYRGNSADAIHPVGGRQPNAWGLYDMLGNVWDWCWDLYDAEVYGTYRVLRGGGWSDEHWSCRASVRRRSHPTFRIDDVGFRVARSTPGAQDPWPA comes from the coding sequence ATGACGAGCGTCCCGTCCGGCCGGGTGACCCTGTCGGACCGGCGGACGCGGCACAGCTGGACGGTCGAGGTCGCGGCGTTCCGCCTGTCGGCGTTCCCGGTCACCCAGGCGTGGTACGCCGAGGTCACCGGCGAACGGCCGAGCACGGCACGCGGCGACCGGCTCCCGGTCGAGGGCGTGTCCTGGTGGGACGCGATCCGCTTCTGTAACACCCTGTCCCGGCGCGAGGGCCTGACCCCCGCGTACGAGGTGCGGTCCGGCACCGGGAGCGCCGACTGGGACACCACCGCCGACGGATACCGGCTGCCCACCGAGGCCGAGTGGGAGCACGCCTGCCGCGCCGGCGGCACCGGTCCCCGCTACGGCCCGCTCGACGAGATCGCCTGGTACCGGGGCAACTCGGCGGACGCCATCCACCCCGTGGGCGGCAGGCAGCCCAACGCCTGGGGCCTATACGACATGCTGGGCAACGTCTGGGACTGGTGCTGGGACCTCTACGACGCCGAGGTCTACGGCACCTACCGGGTGCTGCGGGGCGGCGGCTGGTCCGACGAGCACTGGAGCTGCCGCGCCTCGGTGCGCCGCCGGAGCCATCCGACGTTCCGGATCGACGACGTGGGGTTCCGGGTGGCGCGCTCGACGCCGGGCGCCCAGGACCCGTGGCCGGCCTGA